The Streptomyces luteogriseus genome includes a window with the following:
- the rsmI gene encoding 16S rRNA (cytidine(1402)-2'-O)-methyltransferase has translation MIGTLVLAGTPIGDIADAPPRLAEELAGADVIAAEDTRRLRRLTQALGVTPKGRVVSYFEGNESARTPELVEELVGGARVLLVTDAGMPSVSDPGYRLVAAAVEREVRVTAVPGPSAVLTALALSGLPVDRFCFEGFLPRKAGERLGRLREVAGERRTLVYFEAPHRLDDTLSAMAEVFGAERRAAVCRELTKTYEEVRRGGLGELAEWAAEGVRGEITVVVEGAPEKGAEEVGPEELVRRVRVREEAGERRKEAIAAVAVEAGVPKRVVFDAVVAAKNSAG, from the coding sequence GTGATCGGAACCCTCGTACTCGCAGGCACCCCCATCGGCGACATCGCGGACGCCCCGCCCCGGCTCGCCGAGGAACTGGCCGGAGCCGATGTGATCGCCGCCGAGGACACGCGGCGGCTGCGCCGGCTGACCCAGGCGCTCGGCGTCACGCCCAAGGGCCGGGTGGTGTCGTACTTCGAGGGCAACGAGTCCGCCCGGACGCCGGAGCTGGTCGAGGAGCTCGTGGGCGGGGCGCGGGTGCTGCTCGTCACGGACGCGGGGATGCCGTCCGTGTCCGACCCGGGGTACCGGCTGGTAGCCGCCGCGGTCGAGCGGGAGGTGCGGGTCACCGCCGTGCCCGGGCCGTCCGCGGTGCTCACCGCGCTCGCGCTGTCCGGGCTGCCCGTCGACCGGTTCTGCTTCGAGGGGTTCCTGCCGCGCAAGGCGGGGGAGCGGCTGGGGCGGTTGCGGGAGGTCGCGGGCGAGCGGCGCACGCTCGTCTACTTCGAGGCTCCCCACCGGCTCGACGACACGCTGTCGGCGATGGCCGAGGTGTTCGGGGCGGAGCGACGGGCCGCGGTCTGCCGGGAGCTGACCAAGACGTACGAGGAGGTCCGGCGGGGCGGGCTCGGGGAGCTGGCCGAGTGGGCCGCCGAGGGCGTGCGCGGGGAGATCACCGTCGTCGTGGAGGGCGCGCCGGAGAAGGGGGCCGAGGAGGTCGGGCCGGAGGAGCTGGTGCGGCGGGTGAGGGTGCGGGAGGAAGCGGGGGAGCGGCGCAAGGAGGCGATCGCCGCGGTGGCGGTGGAGGCCGGGGTGCCGAAGAGGGTTGTCTTCGATGCCGTGGTCGCTGCGAAGAACTCGGCGGGGTGA
- a CDS encoding dolichyl-phosphate-mannose--protein mannosyltransferase yields the protein MTSTASSTDTRQGQAPLDQRPSWQQRLRRFGYQGQPRSDARDVRDRLVPPYTEPSPRLWAALGVPHKLAGRLVRWSGWIGPLLVTLLAGVLRFWNLGSPRAVIFDETYYAKDAWALVHRGFELNWDKNANDLVLSSGGNVTLPTDAAYVVHPPVGKYVIGLGELMFGFDPFGWRFMTALLGTLSVLLLCRIGRRLFRSTFLGCLAGALMAVDGLHFVMSRTALLDSVLMFFVLAAFGCLLVDRDRAREKLAAALPLDEDGRARPDRHAAETARLGWRPWRWAAGLMLGLAIGTKWNGLYILAAFCLMAVLWDVGSRRVAGARHPYGAVLKRDTGLAFLATVPVALLTYVLSWTGWILSATNGSGGYFRNWAATSGKGGTWSFLPDWLRSLWHYEHQVYEFHVGLSSPHTYQSNPWSWLVLGRPVSYFYESPAPGKDGCPADAGEKCAREVLALGTPLLWWVACFAVLYVLWRWFFRRDWRAGAIACGIAAGYLPWFMYQERTIFFFYAVVFLPFLCLAVAMLLGAIIGPPRSTDTRRVAGATAAGVLVLLITWNFIYFWPLYTGQAIPIDDWRSRMWLDTWV from the coding sequence GTGACCAGTACCGCGTCCTCCACGGACACCCGGCAGGGCCAGGCGCCGCTCGACCAGCGACCGTCCTGGCAGCAGCGGCTGCGCCGCTTCGGCTACCAGGGGCAGCCCAGAAGCGACGCCCGTGACGTCCGTGACCGCCTGGTGCCGCCGTACACCGAGCCCTCCCCGCGCCTGTGGGCGGCGCTCGGCGTCCCGCACAAGCTCGCGGGCCGGCTGGTGCGCTGGTCGGGCTGGATCGGCCCGCTGCTGGTCACGCTGCTGGCGGGGGTGCTGCGGTTCTGGAACCTGGGCAGCCCCAGGGCGGTGATATTCGACGAGACGTATTACGCGAAGGACGCGTGGGCGCTGGTCCACCGCGGGTTCGAGCTCAACTGGGACAAGAACGCCAACGACCTGGTCCTGTCCTCGGGCGGGAACGTCACGCTTCCGACCGACGCGGCGTACGTGGTGCACCCGCCGGTCGGCAAGTACGTCATCGGGCTCGGCGAGCTGATGTTCGGGTTCGACCCCTTCGGCTGGCGGTTCATGACGGCGCTGCTCGGCACGCTGTCGGTGCTGCTGCTGTGCCGGATCGGCCGGCGCCTGTTCCGCTCCACCTTCCTGGGGTGTCTCGCGGGCGCGCTGATGGCGGTGGACGGGCTGCACTTCGTGATGAGCCGCACGGCGCTGCTCGACAGCGTGCTGATGTTCTTCGTGCTGGCCGCGTTCGGTTGTCTGCTGGTCGACCGGGACAGGGCCCGCGAGAAGCTCGCCGCCGCGCTGCCGCTGGACGAGGACGGCCGGGCCCGGCCCGACCGGCACGCGGCGGAGACGGCCCGCCTGGGGTGGCGCCCCTGGCGCTGGGCGGCGGGCCTGATGCTGGGCCTGGCCATCGGCACGAAGTGGAACGGCCTCTACATCCTGGCCGCGTTCTGCCTGATGGCGGTGTTGTGGGACGTCGGTTCGCGCCGGGTCGCCGGCGCCCGTCACCCGTACGGGGCGGTCCTCAAGCGCGACACGGGCCTCGCGTTCCTCGCCACGGTCCCGGTCGCCCTGCTCACCTACGTCCTGTCCTGGACCGGCTGGATCCTCTCCGCGACGAACGGCTCCGGCGGCTACTTCCGCAACTGGGCCGCGACCAGCGGCAAGGGCGGCACCTGGTCCTTCCTGCCCGACTGGCTGCGCAGCCTGTGGCACTACGAGCACCAGGTGTACGAGTTCCATGTCGGGCTGTCCTCGCCGCACACGTACCAGTCCAACCCGTGGAGCTGGCTGGTCCTCGGCCGCCCGGTGTCGTACTTCTACGAGTCCCCGGCACCCGGCAAGGACGGCTGCCCCGCCGACGCGGGCGAGAAGTGCGCCCGGGAGGTCCTCGCCCTCGGCACGCCGCTGCTGTGGTGGGTCGCCTGCTTCGCGGTCCTCTACGTGCTGTGGCGCTGGTTCTTCCGCCGCGACTGGCGCGCGGGCGCCATCGCCTGCGGCATCGCGGCCGGCTACCTCCCCTGGTTCATGTACCAGGAGCGCACGATCTTCTTCTTCTACGCCGTCGTCTTCCTGCCGTTCCTGTGCCTGGCGGTGGCGATGCTCCTCGGCGCGATCATCGGCCCACCCCGCTCCACCGACACCCGCCGCGTCGCGGGCGCCACGGCCGCGGGCGTCCTGGTCCTGCTGATCACCTGGAACTTCATCTATTTCTGGCCGCTGTACACGGGCCAGGCCATCCCGATCGACGACTGGCGGTCGCGGATGTGGCTGGACACCTGGGTCTGA